The Acropora palmata chromosome 10, jaAcrPala1.3, whole genome shotgun sequence genome contains a region encoding:
- the LOC141894153 gene encoding nitric oxide synthase, inducible-like, with protein sequence MMLGGGETPQPRPYGTPRDKAEVKLHAEDFLKQYFASISRSNSNEYHERLAEMMMYIEGNGSYSLLEKELVFAAKTAWRNASRCIERIQWNNLKVFDAGEARTAKEMFDALMRPLEFSLNKGNLRSAVTIFPQRSEANKDFRIRNSQLIGFAGYRQPNGAVIGNPANVEFTEICQSLGWKGNGGRFNNLPLVLQAFGGRPEVFDIPNDHVFRVKIKHPKYPWFKKLRLQCFAIPSVSNIMLDAGSLEFTGTAFSGWYMVTEIGARDLADEQRYNILEPKPWTVYSFSGETKKKISFKSVARYSVFGLGSRAYPDFCAFGHFVDDHLRELGAETILTMGEGDDLAGQEESFMEWTQNVFKSSDDNGIDDDGNDDQDHDGDANDRNDENVNGYFDDGDEYGDDDNDDDDENGDIDDKNCSSGDYDDSFYPNNDKENGNYDDDDDNSDDLDKNSDDNNDVDDDNDCGDNNDDIKNAMIIMIMTRNADDDDYEDNSNNSDDDSGVDDNNETGDVDDDNENGNYDDEEGKMVMMTTTTIVIMMASNYFGVNTEAASKVVSDSLKEMVSGWSPGLYRWGYSCYEEWALQKECNILETLREFPSVKATADLFLTQLPALQPRFYSISSSPDVHPKEIHVTATVFEYKKRGGKGPMHEGVCSKWLQSLKSGQAVPCYIRQ encoded by the exons ATGATGCTGGGTGGCGGCGAAACACCCCAGCCACGGCCCTACGGAACACCGAGGGATAAAGCGGAGGTGAAATTACACGCTGAGGACTTTCTGAAGCAATACTTTGCCTCTATTTCCAG GTCCAACAGTAATGAGTATCACGAAAGACTGGCCGAGATGATGATGTACATTGAAGGAAACGGATCATACAGCTTGTTGGAAAAGGAGCTTGTCTTTGCTGCCAAAACAGCGTGGAGAAACGCTTCAAGATGCATTGAGAGAATACAGTGGAACAACTTAAAG GTGTTTGACGCTGGCGAAGCAAGGACTGCGAAAGAGATGTTCGATGCGCTGATGAGGCCTTTGGAATTCTCTCTCAACAAGGGCAACTTAAGATCAGCAGTCACCATTTTTCCTCAAAGGAGTGAAGCAAATAAGGATTTCCGTATAAGGAATTCCCAACTGATCGGCTTTGCTGGCTATCGGCAACCCAACGGTGCTGTGATTGGTAATCCAGCTAATGTGGAATTCACCGAG atTTGCCAGTCGCTGGGTTGGAAAGGAAATGGCGGTAGATTTAATAACCTGCCCCTGGTGTTACAAGCCTTTGGAGGACGCCCGGAGGTCTTTGACATACCCAATGATCATGTTTTTcgtgtgaaaataaaacatcCAAA ATACCCTTGGTTTAAGAAACTGCGTTTACAGTGCTTCGCCATTCCTTCTGTGTCCAACATTATGCTAGATGCTGGAAGTCTGGAATTCACAGGCACTGCATTCAGTGGTTG GTATATGGTGACAGAAATCGGAGCAAGAGATTTGGCAGATGAGCAACGCTACAACATATTGGAG CCCAAACCTTGGACAGTTTACAGCTTTAGTGGAGagaccaaaaagaaaatatcatttaaatCAGTCGCCAG ATATTCAGTTTTTGGACTGGGATCCAGGGCTTACCCTGATTTTTGCGCCTTTGGACACTTCGTGGACGACCACTTGAGGGAGCTTGGGGCTGAGACAATTCTAACCATGGGGGAGGGGGATGATCTGGCTGGCCAGGAGGAGTCATTCATGGAGTGGACACAGAATGTGTTCAAG aGCAGCGATGATAATGGTATTGACGACGATGGCAATGACGATCAAGATCATGACGGCGACGCTAATGACCGTAATGACGAGAACGTAAATGGTTATTTTGATGATGGCGACGAATATGGCGATGATGataacgacgacgacgacgagaaCGGTGATATAGACGATAAGAACTGTTCTAGTGGTGATTACGACGACAGTTTTTATCCTAATAATGACAAGGAGAATGGTaattatgatgatgacgacgacaacAGTGATGATCTTGACAAGAATAGTGATGATAATAACGATGTTGACGATGATAACGATTGCggtgataataatgacgacATCAAGAATGCAATGATTATTATGATAATGACGAGa AATGCTGATGACGATGATTATGAAGACAATAGTAATAACAGTGATGACGACAGTGGTGTTGATGACAACAACGAGACTGGCGATGTTGATGACGACAACGAGAATGGCAATTATGATGAcgaagaaggaaaaatggtTATGATGACAACGACGACAATTGTGATAATG atgGCGTCTAATTACTTTGGAGTTAACACTGAAGCTGCAAGCAAAGTGGTCAGTGATTCGCTAAAAGAGATGGTCTCAGGCTGGAGTCCAGGCCTTTACCGTTGG GGTTACTCTTGTTACGAGGAATGGGCCCTACAAAAGGAATGCAACATCCTCGAGACACTGCGAGAGTTTCCTTCTGTTAAAGCTACCGCAGACCTGTTTCTTACCCAACTTCCGGCTCTGCAACCG AGGTTCTATTCAATTTCCTCTTCCCCTGACGTGCACCCCAAAGAAATTCATGTAACAGCAACGGTGTTTGAATACAAAAAGAGAG GTGGCAAAGGTCCAATGCACGAGGGTGTCTGCTCCAAGTGGCTTCAGTCATTGAAATCTGGCCAAGCTGTTCCTTGTTACATCAGACAGTAA